A stretch of Elephas maximus indicus isolate mEleMax1 chromosome 20, mEleMax1 primary haplotype, whole genome shotgun sequence DNA encodes these proteins:
- the TRH gene encoding thyrotropin releasing hormone — MPGPWLLLALALTLTCVPGCRAQPEVAQKEAVTAAERPGLDDLLRQAERLLLLREDLQRLRADQGERDTEPQTLQLDWLSKRQHPGKREKEAEEGVEEEEEKEGETVGPQKRQHPGRREDEVSWSVDVIQQKRQHPGRRSPWLGYTITKRQHPGRRLVDSKAQRSWEEEEEEGAVMPEKRQHPGKRALEGPCGPWGACDQAAFLLGLLGDLSRGQGAEEKRQHPGRRASWAREPLEE; from the exons ATGCCGGGCCCTTGGTTGCTGCTGGCCTTAGCTTTGACCCTGACCTGTGTCCCCGGCTGCCGCGCCCAGCCCGAGGTGGCCCAGAAGGAGGCGGTCACGGCGGCTGAGCGCCCGGGCCTGGACGACCTCCTGCGTCAGGCGGAGCGCCTTCTCCTCCTCCGGGAAGACCTCCAGCGGCTGAGAGCGGACCAGGGAGAGCGTGATACAG AGCCCCAGACCCTTCAACTTGACTGGCTCTCCAAGCGTCAGCATCCAGGCAAAAGGGAGAAAGAGGCAGAAGAGGGAgttgaagaggaggaagagaaagaaggggagaCCGTGGGACCCCAAAAACGGCAGCACCCTGGCCGGAGGGAGGATGAGGTTTCATGGTCAGTCGATGTAATCCAGCAGAAGCGGCAGCACCCTGGCCGGCGCTCCCCCTGGCTTGGGTATACTATCACCAAGAGGCAACACCCAGGCagacggctggtggattccaaggcCCAAAGGAgctgggaagaggaagaggaggagggcgCGGTGATGCCTGAGAAACGCCAACATCCGGGCAAGAGGGCCTTGGAAGGCCCATGTGGGCCCTGGGGAGCCTGTGACCAAGCAGCCTTCCTGCTCGGGCTCCTGGGTGACCTAAGCAGGGGCCAAGGAGCTGAGGAGAAGCGGCAGCACCCTGGGAGGCGGGCAAGCTGGGCCAGGGAGCCTCTAGAGGAGTAA